The genomic window GGGAGTAGGGGAGGGACAGGGGGCCTTAGGAACAGATGACTAGAGGTAGAACACTGCATGGCCCTCTCATGCCACCCCCCTGCCCAAGACTGAAGTCCTTTGGGGCTCTTGGGGGGTCTGCTGACTCACTAGGACTTCTCTGGGCAGGGGGGAAGTTGGCTGCCCTCGATGAGTACCGGATCCAGAAGGAAGAACTCATGGCCAAATTTTCCGTGCTGGAAGAACAGCTGAAGGAGGAACAGAATGAATACAAGGACTGGATTTATGCCCTGGAGAAGAAAGCTGTATTAGAAAAAGACAGGTCTGAGCTCCTCTCTCCAACCCTGTAAGGGCTAGGGGGGGCAGTAATGTAAGGGATCATAGGATTTCCTGGGGAGCCAAGAGTCTGAATTCGTTCACTCTGACCTAAGATCTGGGTCCCTCAACTCAGACAGTTCTACCTAAGTGATTTATAACCACCTTTATTAGTTGTTTGACACTGCACAAGTCCTgactcctctcttggcctcagtttcctcctctgtaaaaggcaGCTATGTGACTcgatctctaaggctccttccagctctgctgATATATAGTTTATAAAGCAAAGCACTGAGGGAATCTGAGTAAGAGATCCAAGATCAAGGAATGtgattggggagagggagggtatCAGAAATTGCCTTCTGGGCAGATCTAGGACTCTGAACGCTAAGGTCTCCCTCCTCTCCTACCCAAACCccagacagaaaaaggaaatagttcaGCGAGTGAACAAGGTGGCAATAGAGTTTCGAAAGGTGTCCGCTCTCCAGATGTCAGAGACAACCAGGAAGGTAATCCAGGAGAATATGGTAGTGAACAAAAAACTGGCCAAAGTGTCTAACCAAAGCCTACAGCTGTTCACTGAGAATGAGGAGCTGAAAAGGGACACAAAGGAAATGAGCAAGCAGCTAGACTTGCTGGAGAGCAACAGGAAGATAATGTCTGATGAGAGAATGAATCGCCTCAAGGTAACATCTGTCCCAGCGGAGGCTACCCTGCCTTGGGGGCTTGGGAGCCAGGGGCTCTAATGCTTTCCCGGGGGAGACTTTACACCATGGCATCTGAATTCATCCCTGGTAGAAATAGGAAGACTGTGTGGAGGGTGGCTGGTGGGAAGTGGAAACGTTTTAGGGGAATTCTCCCTCTCTCACAATCCCATGGTTTATTGCTTACTGAAAATGGTGGGAGGTGGAGTCATGAAtttcacaaattttttttcttgaatttttctaGGCTTTTGCAATTCTAAATGTATTAGGCGTGATTATTTTCTGTGTGTCCAGTCCTAGGCTAAAGGGAGTGGAAGAACAGTCCAATAAAGATTTAGAAAGAGGCCTCTGCCTCTTCACTCTTCTTTCTATGCCTCCTGATATAGACCATTCTAGACAGAAAGCATGGCTAATTCACTTGAACAGAAAtgtaaggagagggagggaaggctaTCATGTGACTTCTCCACAGCAGTGAAACTACCTCGAGAAATATATAGGGCTTGGGGGAGCAGGGCAGAAATGGGGTGGCCTGCACGAACCTGTGGGGGTAGAGTGGCAGTCTTTTCCCATTGGTCTGCAGGTCACCCATAAAGTCCATTATCACATCTTTCCTCCAACCAACCtatgcagctagatggtgcagtggacagagtaagAGGACTGAAGTACCAAGTCTGCTGAAATACtgtcacttaatctttgcctTTATGTATACCTGTAtgtaaagtgctatggaaatgctagctatggtTACTGTCACCCTAGCTAATATGGTTTCTGGCCGAAAAGTGTGAGGAACAGCAGCAGAGAATGGAAGAGGCTGCGAAGATAAGGGCTGTGTTGGAGGAGTTAAAGGCGGCTTTCCAGCAGCTACAGCAGGACAACCATGCCCTGAGGTAGGCCATCTTCATCCAAGAGGCCTGGCCCAAAGAAAATTCAACTGAGTTAAGCTAAGCTAAGTAAAATGGGAGATGACACCTGGGAGAGGGTAAACATAACCAAATGGCCTCTGAGGCTCCTCTCTTCTTGAATATCAgggattttggggggaaaaaatgatctggTTGTCAGAGGGGCAATCCAAGCAATTCGAGAATACGGATCTGCCCTAGGCCTCCCTCCTTTACGATTGAACTGGGGGGAAAGGGTAAGCAGGACCCCTCGATCCCCTACCTGACCTTCTCCAGGAATGATATGGAGGAGCTAAAGATGCAGATCAGCTACAACCAGGTGGAAACAAAAAAACTGACCGAGGAGCTGCAGAAAGGGCGGAACCGAAGTCAAAGTGTGGAACAGGTGCTGACCCAGGCCAGGTTCCTGCTCCGGGATCTGCTGTCGGTGAGGCTTCCCTGCAAGGGATGGTGGCCCTTGCCACAGGCTGATGGCCACAGGGGGTGGTCTGCTGCTAAGAACAACTGATAAAAATCATGCTTCTTGCCTCTTGGCAGAGGTGAGGGACTCCGgtaatggtgtcaaactcaaatagaaacaaatccCCGCTGGCCTCCTAGAGatctagaaaaccacaaattgacattatctacgtttattttattaaacatttcccagttacacttCAGTTTGGTTCACTAAGCCCGTTTGACACTTGCAGGATGAGACAGCCGATGAACAGATGTTTTGCTTGATGGCACTTATTTGTGTAAAGGAGAGCTTTTATTTGGAGACAGGGTTAGTGATgactcacacacactcactcactcacacacacacacacacacacacacacacaaagggtaTCAacggaactttaaaaaaaatgcacagagagcagaaggaaattcagaaggaaactTCAGACAATTAGGGCAGAGTTGGAACATGCTCATCCTGAAACatgaatttaaaaatgtgttttcctCATACTGGAGATCTGGGGTTTCATACGcagtcctctttttctgttctccctatggagtgttgacctgaaaacttggttaaagaaaaaggcaacaggctaaatgcatacattttatgatttaattaattgattgattccctattaaagataacggtaacataatgcattatggagccagaaatgttctggctacccagtgcagaaatcttctggcttatatacattttgccgtgagaaaggaactctcctagttgaacaaatcataaatttagtaagacaagacaattaacaaagtaatgttggtcaggccttgggattccagttgggtaaacacatgtctcggtgataaaggaggaaatcccaccactagtaagtggcaggcttcctgccctaaacagataactgacataggaaagggtaaacaaagttcaatagaaattatgacctaagatgtctatattttctttaccattaatatgccataacatagtgtatgtctataaatattaagatatggaaaatgtcccattattcaagatagtgtcttaggttaaaggtctcttaaggaatgtagagtcagtcttggctggctttgttgacataggagaggcattctctgagtttgcttcagagagaacaaggagattattccaaaattttatattaaacattatcaggagaaatgttcatgtttgttgaagTGTGGCAAATTTCTCATggtaaagttttttgtttttggcaacgCAATAAAGCAGTTAATACTTCACCAGATCCCAAGCTGTAACTAGTCTACCAAGGTTGAGCACAGTGGGGAGGATCTGGGGCATACAGGCCCTTACACATATAGGTATCCTTACACATGCAAGGTCCCATTTTACCTACAGTCtcatttcacattcatttccaataaACAGGGTACATTGGTAGAATTCCCTGGAATAAATGCAAAGTTTATGAGCATCAGAGAGATGACATGACTGTTCTGGCCAGGTCAATGGCTGGTTAATCTGCTCAGACACTTCTATGCCAAGCTGCTTCTCTGAATTTATGAATTTCACTTcacaaaaaaatttacaaattgTCTTTCAATATAGGATTCAGCAAAAATGTGCTTTATTTTGGAAAGTccagcctgggagtcaggagccCTGGAGTCTAGGCCTAGTTGTAATGAGCGTGATCTTGGACAAGCTGctttctctctgggtcttagtttcttcctgGCTGCCCCACCTTTCTACCCAGGGTGGTGGAGTGGCCAATGTAAGGAAAGCACTATGGGGTCAAATGAAATGGGCTGCATAATTGCAGGGTCACGATACAACACAATTAAGAGTtagtgtgtgtgtgctcatgtgcacatatatgtgcaagCACGCTCTGACCTCAGCTTGCACCCTTGACTTGCCTCCCCCAGATGCAACCTGAGCAGATTGAGAATGGCCAGTTTAATGTGCTCTTCCAGATGAAACAGAAGGAGATACTACACAAGCTGATGGCCATGCTGAGCCACGCTGTGGTcctggggccacatgtggctcagTTCATCGGAGTTCAACAAAAAACTCCCCGCTTTTCCAAAAAGACATTGCAGGAGAGGTGAGCAATAACTAACAGTGCTATTGTTAATAATTCATATCTGTGCATTGAGTTTGTCCAAGTGCTTTACCAAAATTCAGAGGTGGGTAGTCTAAGTACTATGATCCCCAttacagaagaggagaaaattcagtgactttacccacagtcacacctctagaaagtgtctgaggcaggatctgaacagtcttctgatttcaagacCTGTGTTAtaaccactgcaccacactgtcCAACCTAGCCTCAAAAGAGATCACCTTGGGGATGGAGTGGTGCTGGGAAATCTTCATGGGAGAGGGATTCTCAATGGCCTTTAAAGGATGCCAAAGGGTGGGTAGGGGCAGGGGCTGTCACTGTTGCAGCATCTGTTCCTTTGCTGGACATCAGGGCCATGACTTGTTGCCCTCTCAGATGTGAGAACCTCAAACCCATCCATCAGCTGACCAATACATGCACGCCATACAGGCTGTCGGGCCTGAGCGCAATGTTCCGACCaacccacatccccttcaacccAAAAGACATCCAAATACTCTCCCAAACCACTCGTCTCAGAAATTTCAAGGTATCCATTGCCCCTGAGGAGCCGAGGGGGGaagcaggagggaagggaatgatgGAGATGGAGAACCCTGCCATCTGCCagcagggagaagggagggaagaaagggatggaACCAAGGAGAAGGCAGCTCACATATCACTTTccctgagttttcttttttcaggtTTCCTTTCCAAACTCCTTCAGACGGCTCACACTGCCTGCTCTCACCTTGAGGAAGAGACaactcttttctgcctcctctgtGCCCTCAGACCCTacggagaaggaaacagaggaggAGGAGCAAGCTTCATCCTTGGAAGACAAACTTTTATTCCCTGGACAGGAACAGGAGAGTAATTAAACGTCCCATAAATTAGTGATTACATAGGTGTGTGTAGATCTCATGTGGGAGGATGGGGAGAGCATGACAATGTGGGTTGTCTGAACCCAGGGCCATCTTCCTCACTGAACTTTACCTCAAGCCTGGACCAAGGGTCTTCAGTGGGACTGGAATACTAAGGCGCTGCTCTGTGTGCCAGTCCAGCAAGGCAAGGAAAGGCTGCCTACATCCACTGCAGAGGAACAGTCCTTTATGAGTCGTGCCCTGGCCCACCAGGATGGGTTATGTCATGTCAGGAGGGGCTTGTGCATGTGGTCCCCACCAGACTTCGCTGGCGGATGTGGCTGAGAAGCAGCTCTGTTGCCTGCTCCAGAAGTGGGGGCAGTCGTTCCTGCTCAGCTGCTGTGAATCTGTCCAACACGTACCGCTCCACGGCCCCTGGGTGGGTTGGTCTCCCAATGCCTACTCGGAGCCGGGGCATGACCTGTGGATTGGAAGGGTGAATGGTGCAGTGCTGGTGCAGAGGTATGCTTATTATGGATGGCCTCCTGCCTAACTCCCAGCTTTCTCCCTTGAAGCCCCTACCCAGGTACCCCTGCAAAACTGTGCCAGGAGCTCCTCAAGCCAATGTGAGAGGGATGGGGcccaggagagaaggaaggaatactGCTTTAGGAATGAAACAAACGGAAGAGTGGCCCCTTGGAATGTCAGTCTACTACTCTCCTCCTCCAGAGTCTCATATGGCCAGTCCTGGTGAATCAAGAAGACAGACGGGAAGGGATCAAAGCACAAATATGTGCACAGGAGGACACCAAGGCC from Notamacropus eugenii isolate mMacEug1 chromosome 1, mMacEug1.pri_v2, whole genome shotgun sequence includes these protein-coding regions:
- the CFAP157 gene encoding cilia- and flagella-associated protein 157 isoform X3; translated protein: MGPKKGSGEGPKKGGGEGGKKKGKKGGPQSSKPAEEVITEEIRKFYQIQIQDLEKRIIQYQKKWDEMVVKDKLFRAQFEQLAQNKKEIVSFLKCSLNQRVFEITDLNEQLQGLQISKEMEKDAFESQLAQVRHEFQESKDQLISENVSLGGKLAALDEYRIQKEELMAKFSVLEEQLKEEQNEYKDWIYALEKKAVLEKDRQKKEIVQRVNKVAIEFRKVSALQMSETTRKVIQENMVVNKKLAKVSNQSLQLFTENEELKRDTKEMSKQLDLLESNRKIMSDERMNRLKLIWFLAEKCEEQQQRMEEAAKIRAVLEELKAAFQQLQQDNHALRNDMEELKMQISYNQVETKKLTEELQKGRNRSQSVEQVLTQARFLLRDLLSMQPEQIENGQFNVLFQMKQKEILHKLMAMLSHAVVLGPHVAQFIGVQQKTPRFSKKTLQERFPFQTPSDGSHCLLSP
- the CFAP157 gene encoding cilia- and flagella-associated protein 157 isoform X1 — its product is MRLRSGCGAASLATAWPFKGAAVVKASGVLAAMGPKKGSGEGPKKGGGEGGKKKGKKGGPQSSKPAEEVITEEIRKFYQIQIQDLEKRIIQYQKKWDEMVVKDKLFRAQFEQLAQNKKEIVSFLKCSLNQRVFEITDLNEQLQGLQISKEMEKDAFESQLAQVRHEFQESKDQLISENVSLGGKLAALDEYRIQKEELMAKFSVLEEQLKEEQNEYKDWIYALEKKAVLEKDRQKKEIVQRVNKVAIEFRKVSALQMSETTRKVIQENMVVNKKLAKVSNQSLQLFTENEELKRDTKEMSKQLDLLESNRKIMSDERMNRLKLIWFLAEKCEEQQQRMEEAAKIRAVLEELKAAFQQLQQDNHALRNDMEELKMQISYNQVETKKLTEELQKGRNRSQSVEQVLTQARFLLRDLLSMQPEQIENGQFNVLFQMKQKEILHKLMAMLSHAVVLGPHVAQFIGVQQKTPRFSKKTLQERCENLKPIHQLTNTCTPYRLSGLSAMFRPTHIPFNPKDIQILSQTTRLRNFKVSIAPEEPRGEAGGKGMMEMENPAICQQGEGREERDGTKEKAAHISLSLSFLFSGFLSKLLQTAHTACSHLEEETTLFCLLCALRPYGEGNRGGGASFILGRQTFIPWTGTGE
- the CFAP157 gene encoding cilia- and flagella-associated protein 157 isoform X2 — protein: MGPKKGSGEGPKKGGGEGGKKKGKKGGPQSSKPAEEVITEEIRKFYQIQIQDLEKRIIQYQKKWDEMVVKDKLFRAQFEQLAQNKKEIVSFLKCSLNQRVFEITDLNEQLQGLQISKEMEKDAFESQLAQVRHEFQESKDQLISENVSLGGKLAALDEYRIQKEELMAKFSVLEEQLKEEQNEYKDWIYALEKKAVLEKDRQKKEIVQRVNKVAIEFRKVSALQMSETTRKVIQENMVVNKKLAKVSNQSLQLFTENEELKRDTKEMSKQLDLLESNRKIMSDERMNRLKLIWFLAEKCEEQQQRMEEAAKIRAVLEELKAAFQQLQQDNHALRNDMEELKMQISYNQVETKKLTEELQKGRNRSQSVEQVLTQARFLLRDLLSMQPEQIENGQFNVLFQMKQKEILHKLMAMLSHAVVLGPHVAQFIGVQQKTPRFSKKTLQERCENLKPIHQLTNTCTPYRLSGLSAMFRPTHIPFNPKDIQILSQTTRLRNFKVSFPNSFRRLTLPALTLRKRQLFSASSVPSDPTEKETEEEEQASSLEDKLLFPGQEQESN